The sequence GCGGGATCCTGCCGACGCCGCTGCTCGGCGGCATCCTCGAGCGCGCCACCATCCGCGAGGTGCGCCACCCCGGTGGGAACCCGCGACCCGAACCCCGCTACACCCCGTCACGGCAGCTGGCGGAGTTCGTGCGCTGCCGCGACCTGACGTGTCGCTACCCGAACTGTGACAAGCCCGCCCAGGTCTGCGAGATCGACCACACCGTGCCCTACCCGGTCGGGCCGACGCATCCGTCGAACCTGAAGTGCCTATGCGGTTTTCACCACATGCTCAAAACGTTCTGGGTCGGCTTCAACGGCTGGAGCGAAAAGCAACGACCCGACGGCACGGTGGTCTGGACGCTACCCACCGGCCACACCCGCACCACCTACCCGGGCAGTCTGCACCTGTTCCCACAACTGTGCGAGCCGACAACGACACTGTGGCCAGGTGAGCCGCCCGTCGTCGAAGCCGTCGCCGGCCGCGGAATGAAGATGCCCAAGCGTCGACACACCCGCGCGGCCAACACCGCCAAAGCCAAAGCAGCAGAACGCAAACTCAACGACGACCTCGTCGCCGAACGCAACAAACCCCCACCCTTCTAAGCGACGGCGTAGAGATTCCATTGGCCGGGCACGCCTTTGAGTTCGTGGGCGCCGCGGTCCTCGAACTCCAGTCCCGACCCGATCACCAGATCGCGCAGCGTGCTCGAGACGAGCACGTCGTTCGCTCCGGCCAGAGCGGCCACGCGTGCGCCGATGTGCACACCGATGCCGCCGATGTCCTCGCCGCGCACCTCGCACTCACCGGTGTGCAACCCGGCACGGACATTGATACCCAGCGCCTCCACGGCCTCGCGGATTGCCATGGCGCAGCGGATCGCCCGCTGCGGGCCGTCGAAGGTGGCGAGGAAGCCGTCACCCGAGGTGTTCACCTCGCGGCCGCGAAACCGGGCCAGCTGTGACCGCACCACGGCGTCGTGCGCATCGAGCAGCGCACGCCAGTCGCGATCACCCAACACAGCCGCCCGCCGCGTCGAGTCCACGATGTCGGTGAACAACACCGTCGCCAGCACCCGATCATCGGCCACATCGGCCCGTTCGCCAGTGATGAACTCGGCTAGCTCCCGAAACGACGTACGCCAATCGGGTTCGACGAAGTGGTAACTGTTGCGGCTCGACACCTCAACGTATTTCGCGTCAGGTATGTGTTCGGCGATGTACCTGCCCTTCGCGGGCGGGGTGACGACGCTGTCGGCGTGCTGGAGTACGAGAGTCGGCACACGGACTGTCGGAAGCAAAGCCCGCACATCCATTTCCATCGCGAGAGGCAACATGAGGGCGAGCGTCCTTGGGCTCAACGCCAGACGTTCCATTCGAGCCCACGTTGCCCGGATCTCCTCATTCCACGGCATGTCCGGATTACCCCGGTGTTGAATCTCCCCACTGCCCCACATACGGACAAACGCGGCATGAACTTCGTCTCGAACGAATGCGGTTCCGCCCGCATCCGCATAACCGTCGAGCCCGACCAAGGCGGTGGTGCGCGACGGATGCGTGCCTGCGAACAGCGCAGCGGTCGCGAACGCGAAGTCCGACGCGACGAGAACCGCTTCGCGACTCCCGAGGTCGTCGAGCACCGCGGTGATGCTGTCGGCCCATTGCTCCAACGTCGGCAGCGCCCCGGGCGTGACGGGATCGGATGCACCCGTGCCCGGCTGGTCAAAGAAGATCAACCGACCGAGCGATGACATCGCCTCGACCCACCCCTGAAGGGACGGTAGTTCCGGAAGAACCTCGCAGCACGTGAACCAATTCGGGACTAACACGATGTCGCGCGCGCCCTCGCGCGAGGTGCGGTAGGCGATGCGCAAGTCCCCACTCGGGGCGTAGCGCGTCTCCGAGAACATTGCGGAAGTCTATGCCGAGCGAAGAGTCGAGGGCTGCCTGTCGGCAGCGTTTGTGCTGCTCACGACGCGACGGCGAAGATTCGCCACTCGCCGGGCACGCCCTTGAGCTTGTGCCCGCCGCGGTCCTCAAATTCGAGTCCTGACCCGATCACGAGGTCGCGCAGCGTGCTGGACACGAGCACGTCGTTCGGCCCGGCCAGGGCGCCCACGCGTGCACCGATGTGCACCGCGATGCCGCCGATATCCTCGCCACGGTTTTCGCACTCACCGGTGTGCAAGCCGGCGCGCACCTGGATACCGAGGGCCTGCACCGCGTCGCGAATTGCCATGGCGCAGCGGATGGCTCGCTGCGGGCCGTCGAACGTCGCCAGGAAGCCGTCTCCCGATGTGTTCACTTCGCGGCCTCGAAAGCGAGCCAGCTGCGCCCGGACTATCGCGTCGTGCGCGTCGAGAAGCGCATGCCAGTCACGGTCACCCATCTCCGCAGCGCGCCGCGTCGAATCGACGATGTCGGTGAAAAGCACCGTCGCGAGGACACGGTCGTCGGCTACGTCGGCCTGCGCGCCGGTGAGGAACTCGGCGATCTCCTGAAAGGACGGTCGCCATGGTTCGACGAAGTGGTAAAGATTGCGCCCTGAGAGTTCGACGTATTTCGCGCCTGATATGTGGTTAGCGACGTCCTTGCCCCACTCGGGCGGGATCAACGGGTCCTCGGCGTGCTGGATGACCAGGGTCGGCACGCGGACTGTCGGCAGTACCGCCCGCACGTCCAATTCGAACACGAGCGGCATCACAAGAGCTACAGTCGCGGGGCTGGCCGCCAGGCGCTCCTCTCGGGCCCAGGTTGCGCGGATCTCCTCGTTCCACGGCATGTCCGGATTGATGAGATGCTGCCATCCCCCCGTGCCCCACGCGGTGACAAAGGCAGCGATCGCTTCCTCGGGAGCGAACCCATCAGTGCGCTCAGCCATCGGATCGGCGTAGCCCTCGAGCACGACGAGCGCGGCGGTGCGGGACGGATGTGACGCTGCGAAGAGCGCCGCTGTCGGGAGCGCTCCGGGGCTCGCGAGCAGGACCGCTTCGGGACTCCCGAGGTCGTCGAGCACTGCGGTGATGCTGTCGGCCCATTGCTCCAGGGTCGGGAGTGCGCCCGGTGTGACGGGGTCGGAGGCTCCCGTGCCCGGTTGGTCGAAGAAGATAAGTCGACCAAGCGAATTCATCGCCTCGACCCAGCCTTGGAGGGACGGCAGCTCCGGTAAGACCTCACAGCACGTGAACCAGTTCGGCACGATCACGATGTCACGCTCACCCTCAGGCGACGCGCGGTAGGCGACGCGCAAGTGCCCGTTCATGGCATAGCGCGTCTCCGAGAACATTGCGGCAGTGTAAGCCGAGGAGCGCGAGGAAAGAGCCGATCACCGAGGTCACAGCCTGTGGCTTTCGCCAATGATGGGTGGCACCATCATCTGGACCAGCCCGACCGGACACACCTACGCCACCCACCCGGGCAGCCTGCACCTGTTCCCCCAGCTGTGCCAACCGACCCGCCACATTGTGGACCGGCGACCCACCCACCACCCAACACACCTTCGGGCGCGCGGTGATGATGCCCAAACGCCGCCACACACGCGCCCACAACACTGCCAAAGCCAAAGCAGCAGAACGCAAACTCAACGACCCCCACGTCGCCGAACGCAACAAACCCCCACCGTTCTAGCTCAGCAGAGCAGCATCCGCAGAGGATTCTTGTAGTACACGTCGAGTTCGGCGACCAGTGCACCACGCACAGTGAACATTTCGGTCATACCCATCTCGACGCTCTGACCCGACGCGCGCGACGTGAATGTCAGACGGTAGGAAACTTTGTGCGCCAACGTAATCGCCACTGTAGGGGACATCCCCCCGCGGCGTGAACAACGAAGTCGTCGTGCAGCAGGCTCCACGCGTCCTGCAGCCGTCCTTCGCCGAACGCGACGACGAACTGTTCGACGACCGCCCGCGGCTCCACTGTCAGCCCCCGGGTGGCACGCCGACCGCCCGGAGGACGTACTCGGGGGGCACCTCGAACGCGAGCGAGCGACGGGGCAGCCGCATCAGGACGTCTTCACCGATGTCGGTTTTGTAGTTCAGCGAGAGACGACCGTCGAACTTCGGGTCGACCTCGCCGATGTCGACTTCGATGTGCAGACCGCTATCGGAGATGTCGGCCTTCGCCGGGCCGGTCTGCTCCGCGTCCCACCGTTGGTCGATGGTGCGGCCGGCGAGTTTCGGCACCGACGACAGGGTGGCCAGCACGCGTTGCGAGGAAATCGCCAGCGAGCCGACGTAGCTCGCGATGTTGGCGTTCGCCCTCTTGCCGGGCACCGATCCACTGAAGCGCCGGGTCACCGGAACGTACTCGACCAGGTAGATGATGCCTTCGGCGTCGACCTGGTTGCGCAGGTCATCGGGCAAGCCGCCGATGCGCATCAGCTTGCGCAGGAAAACAGCCATACCAGCACCGTAGCCGCCGCGTGGTACTCGTTGGGGGTGGCACCGCGGAAGGGATGGCTGATCGGCTCCGCGGCATGTGCGCTGGCGCTGTACGTGCTGCTGTGGGTCGGCTTCGTTGCGCAGTGGCCGTGGATCGATGCCCTGGACCGCTTCGCCCTCGAGCCCCTTCACGACTTCGGAGTCGACCGCCCCGGCTGGGTCGCCCGGTGGGACGTTCTGTGCACGGTCCTCGGGCCGATTGCGTTCCGGCTCGTCACCCTCCTCGTGATCGCCTTTGCCCTGCTGCGACGCAACCTACGGACGGCGCTGTTCCTCGTCATCAGCATCGAGCTCAGCGGGTTGATCACCGAAGCAGCCAAGGCGGCCGCGAACCGGTCGCGACCGATCGAGGCGTTCGTGCCCGGATGGGGATTGTCGTTCCCCTCGGGGCACGCGCTGGGACTGATGGTTGCCGTTCCTGCGCTCCTGATGATCGCGCTGCCCCTCGTACGCAGGCCGACGCGCGTCTTACTCATCGTCACCGGCGTCGTTGTGGTGGCGGTGATCGGCGCCGGACGCGTCGTGCTCAACGTGCATCACCCCTCCGACGTGCTGGCCGGTTGGGCGCTGGGTTACGTGTGGTTGGTGGTGTGCGTGCTTTCGGTGCCGCCCGTCGCACCGATCACGGAAGCGGACGAAATACCGGCAGCGCCCGGTACTTCACGTTGAACCTGGCCTCGTCGCACGCGGTGCCGATCTCGCCGTCGTGCGCCAACTCAGTGCACCCGTCCACGGCGGTGAATGCGAACTCGGGAACCCGCATCTCGTGGTAGAGCGGGCTGCGGGTGAGTCGACCAAGGGCGAGCGCGCCGACGATGCGCAGAGTGCTGAACCTTTTGCCGGTTTCCAGGATGCGAACGTCCATCAGGCCGTCGTCCATCCGTGTGCGTCGTGACGGCGCGAAGCCAGACGGCAGGTATGTCGAATTGCCGAGGAAGAACAGCGACGTCTGCAGCGTCTTGTTGTCGTAGGAGATTCTCACGGGCTCGTCACGGCGCAGGGTATGGAACATCGCGTAGAGGCCTGCGAGCGGCTTGCCGATCTTGTGCTCCAGCTTCTCGCGTGTCTGCACGAACCGCGGATAGGCGCCGATGCTGGCCGTGTTGACGACGATGTGGTCGTCGTTGAGGCACACCAGGTCGACACACGACACGTCGCCGCGTCGGATCGCCTCGACCGTCTTGGCCACACTGTCGCAGCCGATGTCCTTGGCGAAGTGGTTGAAGGTGCCGCCCGGGAAGACCGCAAGTGGAATCTTGTGCTCGACGGCGATGCCTGCCGCGCACGCTACGGTGCCGTCGCCGCCGCCGACGGCGAGTACCTCGGTGCGTTCGGCTGCTTCCCGCAACGCCTCCTCGATGTCGTCGTCGTCGCCGAGCTCGATGATTTCGGCTTTGGGCAGGGCTTCGCGCACTTCGTCGACGACGCGCGCCCCCGTCCCGCTGCCCGACGCCGGGTTGATCACCAGCACGACGCCCGCTCCGGTGGGTCGCGGCAGCGTGGTGACACGCAGGGGATCGGCGGTGGGGATCTTGGTAGGCGTGACGGGTGGCACGATCCGGCCGCCGAGCACAGCGATACCTGCTCCTATTCCGAAGCCCGCGAAGACGTCGCCTGGGTAGTGCGCGCCGACGGCGATGCGCGACAGGCCGACCAGGCCTGCGAGCAGGGCCAGGCCCAAGCCGACCGGAGGGTTCTCGAGTCCGACCCCCACTGCGAATGCGGCGGCGCTCGCCGAGTGCCCGGACGGCAGAGAATTGGACGTCGGGAAGCGCCTGCTCTGCCGCGCCAAGGGCACCAGGATGCGGCTGGGCCGCGGCCGCTTCCACACTCGCTTCGCGAATTGGTTGGTCACCAGGCTGGTCATGCCGAGGCTCACGACCCCGCGCATGGCGCCCCGGGCGGACGCCTTGTGTCGCGTCGCGATGAGCCCGGCGGCGATGACGAACCACAGCTTTGAGTGATCGGCAGCCCGGCTCAGACGCGGCATGCTTGAGTCGAGCAGCGGGCTGGGCGACTCGGCGACCGCCTCGAAGACCTCGCGGTCGAGGGTGCCGAGGCCCTGACCGATCTGGGTCAGGCCGCGCAGCCCCTCTAGGTTTCGACGGAATAGCATGACGCCTACCTATCCGTAGTGGACAGATGCCAAACCTTTGCGGCCGCGAGCTACCGGGCGACGACCTGATCGTGTGCGACCATGGGCGCGTGCGCCGATCGCTGCTCGTGCTGATCGCAACGCTGTCCCTTGGGGTGGCGGCGGTGAGCTCGCCGGTGAGCCGGGCCGATTACACGCCGTGGTTCGCCCCGAAGGTGGGTAATGCGACACAGGTCATCTCCGTCGTGGGAGCCGGTGGTTCGTCGGCGAAGATCGACGTCTTTCAACGCACCACAGCCGGCTGGCAGGCGGTGAAAACCGGTATTCCCGCGTTCGTCGGCTCGAACGGCATGGCCCCACAGACTCACGACGGCCAGGCGAAGACCCCGATGGGCATCTTCACCCTCGATTTCGCATTCGGCACCGCGCCGAACCCCGGCGGCGGACTGCAATACGTCCAGGTCGGTTCCAACCACTGGTGGGACGGCGACATGAAAAGCCCGACCTACAACACCATGCAGGTGTGCGAGAAGGCGCAGTGTCCGTTCAACACCGATCCGGCCAGTGGCACCGAGAACCTCGACATCCCGCAGTACGTGCATGCCGTGGTGATGGGTGTCAACAAGCAGCGCGTCCCTGGCAATGGCGGCGCGTTCTTCCTGCACGCCACCGACGGGGGACCGACCGCGGGTTGTGTCGCGATCGACGACGGCACCCTCGTCGAAATCATGCGCTGGCTGCAGCCGGGCGCGCTCATCGCCGTCACCCAGAACGCTTAAATATTCAGCGCCTCACCGGGTGTCACTTTGAAGTTGGTGATGGACTCGGTGGACATGTTGACCTCGTACGTGCGCTGGTACCCGGTCGCGCTGATCCGCCAGCCGTCGGCGGTACGCCGATAGCGGTCGTGGTAGAACGCGGCGCCGTAGAGCATGAAGTTGAAATCGGGAACTATCACCCGGTCCTGGAGGTACCAGGTGCCGGTGGCGTCATCGCCCTCGACGTCGATCTCGGGATGTGTCACCCGGTGCTCGGTCAGCACATTCGCGGGCATCGACGTGCGCATGAACTCGACGAGCGAGTCGCGATCGGTGAAGTGGTGTTCCTCGCCGAGCGAGCTCCCGTAGTCGCCGACGATGTCCTCGGTGAGCGTGTCCGCGAACTCGTCCCAGCGCTTGGTGTCCAGCGCACGCAGGTACCGGTACTTCACCCGCATGATCTCGTCGATATCGCCCATGCCGGGGATACTACTGAGCGGCAGTCAGATCCCTGGTCGCAGGACCTTCCAGCAGCTTGCCGTTCGGTGCGAACCTCGAGCCGTGCAATGGGCACTCCCACGATTCGTCGGCGTCGTTCCAGTTCACGATGCCGCCGAGATGTGGACACACCGGCGACACCCTGTGCTCCACACCGTCCACGACCGCGCGCCCCTCGAGTTGCCATGGCGGTCCGCTGACGACGCCACCCTCCTCGGGTGTGCGACTGAGGGTGCGGGTCACCGGTGTGATCCATCCCCTGGCGAGGTACAGGCCTACCTCGGCGTTCAGCTGCATGGCTTTCGGAATCCCCGAGAGCTCGTGAGGACTCCAGCTGGCGAACGCCTCGGCCCAGTCCATCCGGCCGCCGAGGATGCGGCTCGCCAGCGCGAGCGCCGCCGCCGACCCGTTCGTCATGCCCCACTTGTCGAAACCCGTCGCGACGAAGATCTTGTCGTTGCCCGGCAATATCGGTCCGACGTAGGGCAGCTCGTCGATCGGCGAATAGTCCTGCGCCGACCAGTAATGCGTCTGCATCGCGCCCGGATAGTGCTTCTTGGCCCATGCGTCGAGCTCCTGCACCGAAGAGGCCGGATGCTTCTCGTGGCCGACCGGATGTCCTGCGCCGCCCACGATCAGACGCTGGCCCTCGTTCGTCGGCGCATACCGGACAGACCGCGTCGGGGAATCGGCGGAGATGTACATGCCGCTGGTGATGTCACCGGGCACCCGGTAGGCCATGCAGTAGGACCGGCTCGGCTTGAGACGCGCGAAGAACCCGCCGCGGTCGAGGATGGGAATGCCGGTGGCCAGCACGCATTGGTCCGCCTTGACGATGAACTCATCGCCGTCGGTCGTGCGCACGTGCATCGCCAGCTTGTCGCCCTCGCCCGAAACCTTCTGCACCCGAACGCCTTGCGCAAGGCGTCCGCCACGCTCGTCGAGCTCGACGATCAGGCTGTCCAACAACGGCATCGGATCGAACTGCGCCTGGTCGGGCATGCGGACGCCGCCGCTGAAGGGGAACGGGACGTTGGCGTCCTCGACCCACTCCACGGGTAGGCCCGCCGCTTCGCACGCCTCGAGTTCGGCCCGTGCCGACGCGATGCCCTGCTCGGACTGCGCATAGGTGAAGGCGTCCTCGCGCTGCACCGAGATGCCGTGCGACTCGCAGTGGCCGATGAGCCAATCCTGACCCTCGCGGTTGCCCTCGACGTACTGCTGAGCGCGTTTCACGTTGTGTTTGGCGAGTATCTTCGACATCTTGCTGCCCTGCAGCAGGCTGATCTTGGCCGTCGTGTTGCCGGTTGCGCCCGCGCCGGGCGTCAGCGCTTCGAGCACGATGACGCTTCTGCCTGCCCGCGCCAGCAGAACGGCCGTGATCAGCCCGGTGATCCCCGCGCCGACCACCACGATGTCGGCCTGGCGGTCGGCCTCCGGCAAAGCGCTCGGCGGCGATGCTTGGTTCGCCCGGTCGGCCAGCCACAACGAAGTCATGGCACTGGCAGTACCCTGCGTCACGGTGATGAAAACTCGAGCCACCAAAAGCATGCTGGCCGAACGTTGTTCAAACGGGCTGCATACGGAGTGTCTGAGCGGTATCGGCGCACAGCAGAGCTAGGGTGTGGGCCGTTATGAGCGACCCCTTGGGGTTGTCGGTAGGGACAACGAACCTGGTCGCGGCGCGTGTCGGCAATCAACCTGTGACGCGCCGCTCGATGCTGACCCTCGCGAAGTCCGGCGGCACCATAAGCGGCTTCGTCGAACGCGTCGGCGATCGCGTCCCTCTGGTGACGCCCGATGGCACCAGCTATCGCGCAGAACAGCTACTGATGCAGGCCCTCGACGCGATGGTCGAGGTGGGCGGCGGACCGTCGCCGGACGTCGCGATCGCGGTACCCGCGCACTGGAGTCCGACGACGATCTGGGCGTTCCGCAGCGCACTGGCCAGCAGCAGGCAGCTCTCGCGAAGCGGTGACCAGGTTCGCGTCGTCTCCGATGCCGTCGCCGCACTGACGGCCCTGCAGGCCAACCCGGGCATCGCCGCCGGCGGCGTGGTGGCACTGCTCGATTTCGGCGGAAGCGGCACGAGCATCACGCTGGCCGACGCCGCGGCCTCGTTCGCGCCGATCGGCGAAACCGTGCGCTACCCGGACTTCTCCGGAGACCTGATCGATCAGGCACTCCTGGCCCACGTGTTGGACAGCCTCGCCGACAAGGCCGACCCGGCGGGCACGACCGCGGTCGAGTCACTCACCAAGCTGCGCGCAGAGTGTCGGCGGGCCAAGGAGCGGCTTTCCGCCGACACGGCGACACAACTCGTCCTCGACCTTCCCGGCCACCGCGCCGACATCCGGCTGACCCGCGAGGAACTGCAAGAGCTGATTCAACGCCCGCTCGACGGCGTCGTTGCCGCACTCGATGAGCTGACCGAGCGCAACGGCACATCGCCTGCGGGCCTCGCCGCGGTCGCGATCGTCGGCGGCGGCGCCAACATACCGCTTGTGACACAACGCCTTTCCGAGCACACCCAGCTTCCCGTGGTGACGACGCCTCAGCCCGCTCTCAATGCGGCCGTTGGCGCGGCGCTGTTCGCCGCGTTCGGGGCCGACGCCGATGCGCCGACCGGCGCCAACGCGGCGACCGCTCTCGGCGCTGAGGCGCCGACGGGCGCAGCGGCCGCCGCCACAGATCTGACTGCAGCGGGACCGGTCTATGACGGGCCCGGCCTGGATGCGCCGGGTTCGGCGACGTTCCGCGCCTTGGCGTGGTCGCAGGAGGAGGGCGGCGAGGAGCTAGTTCCCTACACCGGTGAAAACCCATATCTGGTAACGAATTCCGACGTTCGGCCGGTGATCGAGTACTCACCGGCGACGGGCAAGGTGGACTACGTTGAGCCGCGCCGGCCGTGGCACCGCATGGCCGTGTTGGGAATCGGGATGGCGGCCGTCATCGCCATCGTCACCGTCGGTGGTGTGGCGTACGCACTGACCAGCGCCACCGAGAGTACGAGGGCGACACAGGAGCCGAAGGCGGACCCGCCGAAGCCGCCGGAGCCCAAGCAGCCCCAGCTCGAGCCGCCCGCGCCACCGAAGCAGGAAAACCCCGAACCGCCGCCGCCGGAGCCACCACCGCCACCGCCGCCGCCCGAAACGGTGACGATCACCAGCGAGGCGCCGCCTCCGCCCCAGACTCCGACCACCACGGTGCCCACGACCACGAGAACGACCACCACGACGTCGCCTACCACGACCACCACATCGCCGACAACGACGACCACGACACCGACAACCACCACGACGACCAGTACGACTCCGCCGATGACGACGTCGTGGATCAACGTTCCCTTCGTGCCGGTGCCGGTCCCGATCCAGGTGCCCAATCAAGGACCGCCACCGCCGCCTGCGTACCAGCCGCCCGTGTATCCGCAGGGTCCGTGGGGGTAGCGACCTGTCGTATCGACGCGATGACCAGGGGAATCACTGGACTCTCGTGCGGAAGCGCACAATGGACGAATGAGTAGCAATGGGCCGTTCGGCTTCGACCCGGACGACTTCGATCGAGTGATCCGTGAGGCCGGCGAGGGACTGCGCGATGCGATCGGCAAGGTCTTCGACATGACCGGCGAGCGCCAAGGGTGGAGCGTGCTCTTCGACGAGTTCTCCCGCCGCCAGCGACACGAGCCGGAAACCACCGGCGAGACCGGCGACGGGGTGTGGTCGATCTACACCGTGGACGACGAGGGCAAGGCCCACGTCGAAGAGGTGTACGCCAGCGAACTCGACGCGCTGCGGGCGAACAAGAACAACACCGACCCGACGCGCAAGGTGCGCTTCCTCCCCTATGGGATCGCGGTCAGCGTCTTGGACCCGTCACCGGACATCGCCGACGGGTCAGACGACACCGAACCGTCGGAATAGTAACCAAAACGCGAAGCCGCACCCGTTCCCTTCCTACGATCGGGGAATGGTGAAGAGCAGCTTTGTCGTGTCGTCCGCGGCCGCAGCGGCGGTGACGGCGCTCATCTCGTCCGGCGCCGCGGCGGCCACCCCTGCCGAGGGCGACGTCCAACGCACCGATCTGGCCAAGGGCACGACGAGCACGCCGATCTCGATCGTCACCAACGGGGAAGAGACGGCGTTCTACGTCCAGAGCCTCGCTCTGGCGCCCGGTGCGA is a genomic window of Mycobacterium sp. ITM-2016-00318 containing:
- a CDS encoding FAD-dependent oxidoreductase, whose translation is MTSLWLADRANQASPPSALPEADRQADIVVVGAGITGLITAVLLARAGRSVIVLEALTPGAGATGNTTAKISLLQGSKMSKILAKHNVKRAQQYVEGNREGQDWLIGHCESHGISVQREDAFTYAQSEQGIASARAELEACEAAGLPVEWVEDANVPFPFSGGVRMPDQAQFDPMPLLDSLIVELDERGGRLAQGVRVQKVSGEGDKLAMHVRTTDGDEFIVKADQCVLATGIPILDRGGFFARLKPSRSYCMAYRVPGDITSGMYISADSPTRSVRYAPTNEGQRLIVGGAGHPVGHEKHPASSVQELDAWAKKHYPGAMQTHYWSAQDYSPIDELPYVGPILPGNDKIFVATGFDKWGMTNGSAAALALASRILGGRMDWAEAFASWSPHELSGIPKAMQLNAEVGLYLARGWITPVTRTLSRTPEEGGVVSGPPWQLEGRAVVDGVEHRVSPVCPHLGGIVNWNDADESWECPLHGSRFAPNGKLLEGPATRDLTAAQ
- a CDS encoding adenylate/guanylate cyclase domain-containing protein yields the protein MFSETRYAPSGDLRIAYRTSREGARDIVLVPNWFTCCEVLPELPSLQGWVEAMSSLGRLIFFDQPGTGASDPVTPGALPTLEQWADSITAVLDDLGSREAVLVASDFAFATAALFAGTHPSRTTALVGLDGYADAGGTAFVRDEVHAAFVRMWGSGEIQHRGNPDMPWNEEIRATWARMERLALSPRTLALMLPLAMEMDVRALLPTVRVPTLVLQHADSVVTPPAKGRYIAEHIPDAKYVEVSSRNSYHFVEPDWRTSFRELAEFITGERADVADDRVLATVLFTDIVDSTRRAAVLGDRDWRALLDAHDAVVRSQLARFRGREVNTSGDGFLATFDGPQRAIRCAMAIREAVEALGINVRAGLHTGECEVRGEDIGGIGVHIGARVAALAGANDVLVSSTLRDLVIGSGLEFEDRGAHELKGVPGQWNLYAVA
- a CDS encoding L,D-transpeptidase family protein, whose translation is MPNLCGRELPGDDLIVCDHGRVRRSLLVLIATLSLGVAAVSSPVSRADYTPWFAPKVGNATQVISVVGAGGSSAKIDVFQRTTAGWQAVKTGIPAFVGSNGMAPQTHDGQAKTPMGIFTLDFAFGTAPNPGGGLQYVQVGSNHWWDGDMKSPTYNTMQVCEKAQCPFNTDPASGTENLDIPQYVHAVVMGVNKQRVPGNGGAFFLHATDGGPTAGCVAIDDGTLVEIMRWLQPGALIAVTQNA
- a CDS encoding bifunctional phosphatase PAP2/diacylglycerol kinase family protein, with the translated sequence MLFRRNLEGLRGLTQIGQGLGTLDREVFEAVAESPSPLLDSSMPRLSRAADHSKLWFVIAAGLIATRHKASARGAMRGVVSLGMTSLVTNQFAKRVWKRPRPSRILVPLARQSRRFPTSNSLPSGHSASAAAFAVGVGLENPPVGLGLALLAGLVGLSRIAVGAHYPGDVFAGFGIGAGIAVLGGRIVPPVTPTKIPTADPLRVTTLPRPTGAGVVLVINPASGSGTGARVVDEVREALPKAEIIELGDDDDIEEALREAAERTEVLAVGGGDGTVACAAGIAVEHKIPLAVFPGGTFNHFAKDIGCDSVAKTVEAIRRGDVSCVDLVCLNDDHIVVNTASIGAYPRFVQTREKLEHKIGKPLAGLYAMFHTLRRDEPVRISYDNKTLQTSLFFLGNSTYLPSGFAPSRRTRMDDGLMDVRILETGKRFSTLRIVGALALGRLTRSPLYHEMRVPEFAFTAVDGCTELAHDGEIGTACDEARFNVKYRALPVFRPLP
- a CDS encoding Hsp70 family protein, which gives rise to MSDPLGLSVGTTNLVAARVGNQPVTRRSMLTLAKSGGTISGFVERVGDRVPLVTPDGTSYRAEQLLMQALDAMVEVGGGPSPDVAIAVPAHWSPTTIWAFRSALASSRQLSRSGDQVRVVSDAVAALTALQANPGIAAGGVVALLDFGGSGTSITLADAAASFAPIGETVRYPDFSGDLIDQALLAHVLDSLADKADPAGTTAVESLTKLRAECRRAKERLSADTATQLVLDLPGHRADIRLTREELQELIQRPLDGVVAALDELTERNGTSPAGLAAVAIVGGGANIPLVTQRLSEHTQLPVVTTPQPALNAAVGAALFAAFGADADAPTGANAATALGAEAPTGAAAAATDLTAAGPVYDGPGLDAPGSATFRALAWSQEEGGEELVPYTGENPYLVTNSDVRPVIEYSPATGKVDYVEPRRPWHRMAVLGIGMAAVIAIVTVGGVAYALTSATESTRATQEPKADPPKPPEPKQPQLEPPAPPKQENPEPPPPEPPPPPPPPETVTITSEAPPPPQTPTTTVPTTTRTTTTTSPTTTTTSPTTTTTTPTTTTTTSTTPPMTTSWINVPFVPVPVPIQVPNQGPPPPPAYQPPVYPQGPWG
- a CDS encoding nuclear transport factor 2 family protein; this translates as MGDIDEIMRVKYRYLRALDTKRWDEFADTLTEDIVGDYGSSLGEEHHFTDRDSLVEFMRTSMPANVLTEHRVTHPEIDVEGDDATGTWYLQDRVIVPDFNFMLYGAAFYHDRYRRTADGWRISATGYQRTYEVNMSTESITNFKVTPGEALNI
- a CDS encoding phosphatase PAP2 family protein, translated to MAPRKGWLIGSAACALALYVLLWVGFVAQWPWIDALDRFALEPLHDFGVDRPGWVARWDVLCTVLGPIAFRLVTLLVIAFALLRRNLRTALFLVISIELSGLITEAAKAAANRSRPIEAFVPGWGLSFPSGHALGLMVAVPALLMIALPLVRRPTRVLLIVTGVVVVAVIGAGRVVLNVHHPSDVLAGWALGYVWLVVCVLSVPPVAPITEADEIPAAPGTSR
- a CDS encoding adenylate/guanylate cyclase domain-containing protein — protein: MFSETRYAMNGHLRVAYRASPEGERDIVIVPNWFTCCEVLPELPSLQGWVEAMNSLGRLIFFDQPGTGASDPVTPGALPTLEQWADSITAVLDDLGSPEAVLLASPGALPTAALFAASHPSRTAALVVLEGYADPMAERTDGFAPEEAIAAFVTAWGTGGWQHLINPDMPWNEEIRATWAREERLAASPATVALVMPLVFELDVRAVLPTVRVPTLVIQHAEDPLIPPEWGKDVANHISGAKYVELSGRNLYHFVEPWRPSFQEIAEFLTGAQADVADDRVLATVLFTDIVDSTRRAAEMGDRDWHALLDAHDAIVRAQLARFRGREVNTSGDGFLATFDGPQRAIRCAMAIRDAVQALGIQVRAGLHTGECENRGEDIGGIAVHIGARVGALAGPNDVLVSSTLRDLVIGSGLEFEDRGGHKLKGVPGEWRIFAVAS